From a region of the Falco peregrinus isolate bFalPer1 chromosome 5, bFalPer1.pri, whole genome shotgun sequence genome:
- the LOC129784549 gene encoding collagen alpha-1(I) chain-like, whose protein sequence is MRRGRGAGLAGLAALLLVAVGRAQVQQEPSAETTEDTGIAISCSHPSIRTEESIVWYRQLPGRGPAFITSGHKGSREVQDPPGRMSVAADRRSSALWLARPRRRDAAVYYCAVGDTGLGAGAAAGHEPRRPGPGVCVGGGGTAPAGPARGRCRLGPPGRGRFPPPPAAPAPAPGSAGAPCSRCPGSAPLLLEGCCASVLRGSKQPRLGRAARGA, encoded by the exons atgcggcggggccggggcgcagggctggcggggctggccgcgctgctgctgg tggctgtgggcagagccCAGGTGCAGCAGGAGCCGTCGGCAGAGACCACCGAGGACACCGGCATCGCCATCAGCTGCTCACACCCCAGCATACGGACAGAAGAGTCGATAGTGTGGTACCGCCAGCTCCCGGGCCGAGGTCCCGCATTCATCACGAGCGGTCACAAAGGGTCCAGAGAGGTGCAGGACCCTCCGGGGCGGATGTCGGTGGCGGCAGACCGCCGGTCCAGCGCCCTGTGGctcgcccggccccggcgcagGGACGCGGCGGTGTATTACTGCGCCGTGGGAGACACGGGGCTCGGagccggggctgcggccgggcaCGAACCtcggcggccggggccgggcgtgtgtgtcgggggcggggggacagccccggccgggcccgccagggggcgctgccgcctcggcccgcccggccgcgggcgCTTCCCGCCACCGCctgcggcaccggcaccggcaccgggatCAGCGGGTGCCCCTTGCAGTCGCTGCCCGGGCTCAGCACCTCTCCTCCTCGAGGGCTGCTGCGCATCGGTGCTCCGAGGCAGCAAACAGCCGCGCTTGGGCCGCGCTGCACGGGGAGCCTGA